ATCGGGAGCGATCACATCGCCCGTTCCCGAGATCAAAAAGGACTCTTCGGAATCGGCGACGATAAGCAGCGCCTCAAGCCGACGCAGCATGCGATCGGTGCGCCATTCGCGGGCAAGCTCGACGGCGGCCCGACTGAGCTGCGAACGATACTGATCGACCTTCTTCTCGAAAAGCTCGAAAAGCGTAAAGGCGTCGGCAGCGCTACCGGCGAATCCGGCGATGATGTTCTTCCCTTCAAGGCGACGCACCTTTCGCGCACCGGCCTTCATGATGGTGTTGCCGAGGCTTACCTGGCCGTCGCCGCCCATGGCCGTCTGGCCGTTTTTACGCACACAGAGGATGGTCGTTGCATGAAAAACAGGAAGCTCGCTCATGCGGACAGATTGCTTTCTCGGCGATGCCCGCAAAGCAAAATTGTGTAAAAAGGCTTGCCGGAATGGACGGCCCGGCATAAAGTAGAACGATCGGTCTACCACATCAACAAAAAAAAGAAGGAGAGTGTATATGTCGTTAGAAGAACAATTCCCGTCTGAGATCCCCCTGCCCGACGCCATTCAGAATCCCGAAGAGCTGTTAGCGGCCTGGAAGAATGTTCGCTCCACGATAGAACAGATATTAAAAAGCATCGAAGACAGGGGCTTCGTCGAAGCCTCGCCGCAAGGAGGCTGGAATGCCGGCCAGAATGCCGAGCATCTGTATAAAACGCAGTATGGCTATGCGCGTATGATTCCGGCGACACTGAAAGGTCGTATCGGTATGGATGCATCGGAGCTAAAAAAGCTCTCGTATAAATCGCTCTTTCGTCGCGCATCGGAACCTGGCAAAGCAAAGAATCCGGAAAGCGTTTCGCCGACAGAAACATGGAGCAAGGAACGTTCGCTTAAAGAGCTTCCGAAAGCCATGCAGATACTGGAAGAGAATTTTCGCGGCCGAACGGTTGAAGAGCTTCGCAGCCGGGGATTCCCGCATCCGCTTTTCGGGCCCGTATCGCTTCTTGACTGGACCTACATCCTGACGGCGCACGAAATCGCCCACGGGCGTTCCCTGGCGCGCAAATACGGCCTTTAGAGCTTGAGCCGGTGGAAAATCACCGGCCCATCGGCGCGTACGGCGTCAGAGGTTGATCTGCCACTCGTTCCGCTTGTTACGACGATCGTAGTAGGCGGCGATGAGCATATCCATCGAATACAGGGCGGTGCGCAGGTTCTGGAATACAAGGCGGAGCGCCTTCAGCTGCACTTCCGGGCTGGTATTTTCGAGGCTTTCGAGCATACGCAGGTTATGCGTTCTTGTTTCGAGCTGCAGCGTTTGAATGCTCGGATAATAGAGGCGCATGATCTTGCGCGTCCATAGCTCATATTTATTCACGCCGCGGATCATCGAATCGAGAACAATACAATCTATTTCGCCCGTTTCGGCATAGTGCAGAGAAAGAACCTTCTTTGAGTTTACAAGCAGGCCGTCTCGCCAGGCGCCGGGATTGTCTTCGAGTACGATTTCCTGATACCGTTTGAGTTCGGGATACAGCTTGATCAGTTCTTTGTGTTTGGAGACGACGTCGAGGATGGCCGTATTGACGTTCTGAATCTCAAGCTTCAGAAGCCGCTCCACCTCACGACGGTATTCGCCTTCTTGAGGGTTATTCCCCCAGGAGATGGCGGGCAGGATCAGCTCG
This region of Leptonema illini DSM 21528 genomic DNA includes:
- the hslV gene encoding ATP-dependent protease subunit HslV; protein product: MSELPVFHATTILCVRKNGQTAMGGDGQVSLGNTIMKAGARKVRRLEGKNIIAGFAGSAADAFTLFELFEKKVDQYRSQLSRAAVELAREWRTDRMLRRLEALLIVADSEESFLISGTGDVIAPDDGILAIGSGGNYALAAARALVHNTDMDAKTVVECSMKIAADICVFTNNNLTLEVL
- a CDS encoding DinB family protein, which gives rise to MSLEEQFPSEIPLPDAIQNPEELLAAWKNVRSTIEQILKSIEDRGFVEASPQGGWNAGQNAEHLYKTQYGYARMIPATLKGRIGMDASELKKLSYKSLFRRASEPGKAKNPESVSPTETWSKERSLKELPKAMQILEENFRGRTVEELRSRGFPHPLFGPVSLLDWTYILTAHEIAHGRSLARKYGL